The genome window CTCAAATGAAATCAGGATTAGAAATCAAGAAAAATCCCGAAAAAGTATTCGAATCATTGAAACCGTATTTTATGATTCACAATATTTCTTATAAGCAAGCTTTGGAGTCATCAAAGAAATCTACCGTTCGATTCCCTATCGATCGAAATAAAGCAGTTAGATATCTTTTCGAATCAGTAAAACAAAATATATGGAACGATGTTTCAGACATTTTACAAGGTTTAAGATATACAGTTTCTAAAAAAGATATAGCTTCACAAATAGTTGATAAGAATAGCAAGATTCAAAATAAAGATGAGATTTTAAAAGATGCACAAAAAAATATAAAGGTCGAAGTATCAAAACTGGAACTAACGGGTGAATCTCTCAAGGGTGTATTTGAATATCCAGGTATTAAAGATTGGGATGCCTTCCTAAAAGAATTCTATAAACACAAGGAAATTAAGACAGGCGAAAAACTGAACCTCGAAATCTACGACAAGTTTTGTCGGGAATACTTCAAAATATCTAAGCAAAATAAACAACACCAAAAAGTGAGAAAGATATTCAGTCTTCCAGTTATTGACAATCCGTCAGGTGGATTTAGAATAAAAAGGAAAAATTATGATGGAACGGAGATTTATCAAGTAGCAACTGCTGATGACGGGTATGCTGCGGGATTTCCTGCCATTGATGGAAATGTGGAAATCCATAATAGTAAAATTGGGATAGCTTTACCAGGTTTAGAAAAAGTAGAAAGCATTTCAACATTGCAAAATAAAAATAATCCTTCAGATGAATTTGTGTTCATGGATGATTGGAGAGAAATTGATGTTTCAGGAATTGAAAATGTAATGAGACTCTGCATACAACCTAACTCATTACCACGTGCTAGGATTTACGCTGAGGTGGATATTAAGGACTTTAAAAAGGTCTGTGAAAACATAGACTCTCTAAGCATATATAAAATACCGCAAGTTTTAAAACTTAAAGATGGCATTAAAATATCAGATAATTTTAAAATTTTAAAGGAACCTAGGGGAGACATTCGCGCGAAATTAATTGATTCCCCCAAAGGGATTATAGGCATTGAATTTATCATTCAATCCACAGATAAAACAATTAGCGAACTCTACAATTCTGGCAAACCGATAGGATCCCCTTATGAGACACCTGACAGTAATTAACGCTGGATCACATTTAAAATTGGACGGTGGTCTTCTGTTGATCATGGAAGGCTCTGATCTTATCAAAGAAGTCCCTCTCAATCGAGTTAAATCTGTCACTGTACTTAATCGAGGAGTTTCTCTGACAAGTAATTTAGTGCAAAGTTTTTCAGATAGGGGGATTCGTCTTTTTATTCAGGATTTCAGAAAGAGGCATACTGCTTGTATCTCTGGAACTCATCAGCATGCAGTGGTGGCAATTCGCAAGAAGCAATTTGAGATGATAGAATCCAAATCTGAAACGATTGCGAGTTCAATTATTTACGGAAAGTTGAGGAACCAAAGAGCGGTACTTTCATATTTCTCAAAATATTTCCAAACTGAAAAAACTGAGAAGTATGAAGAATTAAAAAATACTTCGGAAGAATTATTAGTACTATCGAATCGATTAATTGAATCCTCAAATTCTAACGAGCCAGATTGGAGAAATCGGATCCTAGGTTACGAAGGAAGAGGAGCCGCTATTTATTGGAAGACTATTTCTAACACAGATCTCGGTGGAAATAGCTTCAAATCTCGAACAGGACGAGGAGCTATAGAAATTACAAATCAAGCACTGAACTTGGGATATGCGATCCTTGAGTCTTATGTTTGGAATGCTCTTTCTAATACTGGCATGGAAATATATGCTGGATTTTTGCACACGGACAGACCAGGTAAGCCGTCCTTGGTTGTGGATTTTATGGAAGAATATAGACCTTGGGTAGTAGATCGATCTGTTATGAAATTAAGGGCTGAATTAAATAAAAAAAAGCAGCTCGATGATTCATTAAAAAAATCTCTAATTCAAGAAATCCACAAAACATTTCTAAAAAAATATCATTACAAAAAGCAAAAATTAAAACTTGAATCGATTCTCCAGAAACAAGCGTATCGTTTAGCTGGTTCTTTTTTTGACAAAGAATACAAACCTTACATTTTTAAATGGTAATACAAATTGAATTTATTAAAAGAAATTGTTGTTATTTATGACATATCAAAGAACAAACCAAGAACCAAGTTATTCAAAGAATTAAAAAATATTGGTCTTCAGAATATTCAAAATTCAGTTTTCTGGGGACGAGTAAATGAAGCAGAAAAAAGATCAATTCAAAGATTATTCAAAGAACATTTAGATAAAGAAACCGATAAGGCATTTATACTCGAGACTAGACTCTCGGCACAAATTAAGTTATCCGGATTCGGTTATGGAGATGGTAGTCAATTCGATGAAGAACTATACTACATTGCATAGCTTACCAATCAGCTTATTGAGACAATATATATTTTGTCCCAGGATACCATACTATTCGGAACTACTCGGTTTTAATTCAAATGAACCATTGTGGACTGAGCAAGGGCAAAAATTTCATTCGGACATTGAATCACTAATAAAAAGAAGATTGCCTTCAAAGAGCTAGACTCAAAAACCGTTAGGAATTGAAAAAAGCGGAACCCGTCCATAATATAGTTTTGGACAACAAAATCATAAAGGGGTTCCACCAATGAAAAATAAAAACACAACCACATCGAATAGTCAATCGAATATTGATAGTTTTCGATCTTTTTTAAAATCAAACATAGAAACTGAAATCCGAAAAAAATCCTTAGAATTTATCCAAGAGATCATGGAAGAGGAAATCGAAGCCCTATGCGGAAAAAGATTTAGCCGTAAAGTAGAAGAAAGTCTAGCATATCGTGCAGGTTCAGAGAATGTTTTTGTTCCAATATTGGGTCAGAAACATAAAATCAAAAAACCAAGAGTCAGAAAATCTGGACAAGAAGTTTTACTAGAAAGCTATGCAAATTTAAAATCCGAAGCAGATCTTGGAGAAATTGTTTTCAAACTGATGGTATCTGGTCTAACGACACGGCGATTTAGAGAATGCTTGAAAGATGTATCTGAGCAACTTGGAGTTTCAAAATCAAAGATATCCAGAGAATTTGTAAATGCTTCTAGAGCACATTTTAACAAACTGAATACGAGAAAATTTCCAGGCAAAGAATTCTTTTCCATTTTCATTGATGGTATTCATGTAGCGGATGAAGTGATAGTAGTTGTATTAGGTGTAGATAAAGAAGGACACAAGCATTTTTTGTCGGTGGTACAAGGCTCAAGTGAACATTCTGAAATAGTATTATCTGCTTTAAGGAAACTACAAGATCGTGAAATTTCACTTACTGAACGGGTTTTGGTTGTCTCAGATGGTTCAAAAGGAATTGAGAAAGGCATTAAGCAATACTTTGGTGAAAACTATGATCACCAAAGGTGTATTTTACATAAAATGAGAAATATAAAAGCGTGCTTGCCCAAAGAATATCATGATGAATTTCAAATTGAATATAAAGCAATTTTCAATTTGAATGAATACTCGAAGGCTAAAGAATCTTTGAAAGCAATGGAACATTGGTTAGGGAATATCAGTGAAACAGCTAAGATGAGTCTGTTAGAAGGTCAAGACAATCTATTGACTTGTCATAGAATCCAATTACCAATCGAAATTCGAAAAACATTTCAATCAACGAATCCCATTGATTCAGCCTTTTCACATCCAAGATTTCAAATGAACCGAGTAAAAAGGTGGCGTAAAAATCGAGACATGACAACACGATGGACAGCAGCTCTCCTATATGCACAAGAGCTTCATTTCAGAAAAGTAAAAGGATACAAAGAAATAGAAAAATTTCTATCCAATTATTTAGCCAATAAAAAAGTAATTGAAGAAAACTTTACAGAGATGAATATATCTTTATCCGCCTAATTGATTTCTAACGGTTTTTGGGACAATCTCGCCTTCAAAATTCGGCCTAGCTAATCCAAGATTCGAAAAAAGGATGAATGTTGTTTCCCTTGAACTGAATCTTCATGGGATAGTAGACTATACTTTTTATAATGAAGAATACATAATCCCGATCGAATTTAAAATATCCGGAAATAAACCTACTCGTGGGCAAGAACTTCAATTGCTCGCGTATGGGTATGCTCTTTCGGAAATGAAAAATTTGAAATTTGAAAGGGGGTATTTTCTTTTCGGCAATAACAAAAAGCCTTATTCTGTATTTCCGAGTGAAGAAAAAAGGAAAGATATTAAAAGAATCGTAAGTCAAATCAGAAATGATCAAATAACGATGTTGCTGCCAGATTCTGCAGCATCGATTGAAAAATGCTCTCAATGCGAATTTCTAAATCTTTGCAATGATAGGAATTTTTAAAAAAAGTAACTTACTGACCATACGCGCTGTAGAGGGTCAGCCAATCTTACATTTGATTGATTTCAGTTGTACGAATCTCAATTACAATATGACTTGTTTTCGCAAAATGTCTATCTTTTTTTGCATAATAACAATTTGCGAATTGGAAAAAAAGAAAACCCTCCCAATCCGCTGTTTGAGGGCTTTGGGAGGGCTCAATCATATTCAGTCTTGAGATTCGATCAACTGAAACTTTTATAGCGCATTCGTATAAGAATTCTAGATCCCAATCATATTCAGTCTTGAGATTCGATCAACTGAAACTTCCATACGCAAACTTTGAGAGTGCGACAAATGGCCAATCATATTCAGTCTTGAGATTCGATCAACTGAAACAATATCTATGGCATCGAGCTTCAAGACTTTCCAAACCCAATCATATTCAGTCTTGAGATTCGATCAACTGAAACTGTATCTCTCTCCGCTCCGCAAAGCGATTTAAAGCAAGCAATCATATTCAGTCTTGAGATTCGATCAACTGAAACCATAAAACCAGCTTTTCTTTATCTCCCTTAAGCCGACAATCATATTCAGTCTTGAGATTCGATCAACTGAAACAGATGGGTTGATGATAATAGTTGGTGGTTGGTGTCAATCATATTCAGTCTTGAGATTCGATCAACTGAAACCTTTGAGTTTTCTTTGTTCTTCAAGTTTGATTGCAATCATATTCAGTCTTGAGATTCGATCAACTGAAACCATAGTTCGTAACGAATTCCTTTTGATGCGGATAGCAATCATATTCAGTCTTGAGATTCGATCAACTGAAACCGTAATGTCGCTTTCATAAGATCCAAGCCTAGAACAATCATATTCAGTCTTGAGATTCGATCAACTGAAACGAAAGTTTATCGCGAGGAGTTCCTTTTCCTGTTGGCAATCATATTCAGTCTTGAGATTCGATCAACTGAAACTTTGGGTTTTTCGGTTTTTCTTCTTTGGCAGGTTCACAATCATATTCAGTCTTGAGATTCGATCAACTGAAACATCTTTTTCCCTTTATCATCGACTACACCAAAACAATCATATTCAGTCTTGAGATTCGATCAACTGAAACTATCATCGATCTATATATTCGCTTATGGCATTTCCAATCATATTCAGTCTTGAGATTCGATCAACTGAAACGTAGTATAAGATCAGAACATCAACCTGCTGTTCGGTGCAATCATATTCAGTCTTGAGATTCGATCAACTGAAACATACATCAAAGCTACTGAATCCAATCAAATGGCTATCCAATCATATTCAGTCTTGAGATTCGATCAACTGAAACATACATCAAAGCTACTGAATCCAATCAAATGGCTATCCAATCATATTCAGTCTTGAGATTCGATCAACTGAAACTGTTACCTACCCTATGGGATTGGCGAACTTATTACCAATCATATTCAGTCTTGAGATTCGATCAACTGAAACTGTTACCTACCCTATGGGATTGGCGAACTTATTACCAATCATATTCAGTCTTGAGATTCGATCAACTGAAACGATCGCAAAGGATCGCACCTTCTGCTTTTATTAGCAATCATATTCAGTCTTGAGATTCGATCAACTGAAACCGATCAATTACTTTCTTAACAACTACGGATCGACAATCATATTCAGTCTTGAGATTCGATCAACTGAAACTATTGTTCGTTGCCTCCTCGAGAATGTCTCTCTCGCAATCATATTCAGTCTTGAGATTCGATCAACTGAAACGTTGCGACCGACTCATTCACGAATCCAGCTAATCGGCAATCATATTCAGTCTTGAGATTCGATCAACTGAAACTCGATTAAGCCATCCGGAATAATCCGCTGCTTTGTCAATCATATTCAGTCTTGAGATTCGATCAACTGAAACGTCGGTGTGATGATTATATTTTGGCTGAAATCATTACAATCATATTCAGTCTTGAGATTCGATCAACTGAAACAACCTATATTGATGAAATCACAAAGCTATTTACACAATCATATTCAGTCTTGAGATTCGATCAACTGAAACAAATAACCGCTTCAAAACCGAATCACGATGCTCTCAATCATATTCAGTCTTGAGATTCGATCAACTGAAACGAAAGGGGGATTTTGGACGAAAATGGGCGAAATCCCAATCATATTCAGTCTTGAGATTCGATCAACTGAAACTGAAGATAACCCGATGGGTTGCATCAAACATTTAAACAATCATATTCAGTCTTGAGATTCGATCAACTGAAACTTAGTCTCCGATGCTTCATAGAACCGACTAACAATCATATTCAGTCTTGAGATTCGATCAACTGAAACAGGATCTTGGATAAGTCAAAAAAGTCGGTTGCGTTCAATCATATTCAGTCTTGAGATTCGATCAACTGAAACAGATTTCTAGCTCATAAGCGTTTGCGACAAATTTCACAATCATATTCAGTCTTGAGATTCGATCAACTGAAACCGGCTTTGTCTTCATTCTTTGCGTTCTCTGATTTCCAATCATATTCAGTCTTGAGATTCGATCAACTGAAACGCGGCTGCAAGCCATGTCATACCAGAGTCCTGAGACAATCATATTCAGTCTTGAGATTCGATCAACTGAAACTCTACGGATGGAATAGCCCAATAACCGCCAAGATCTGCAATCATATTCAGTCTTGAGATTCGATCAACTGAAACTTTTAGTTGATTTAAAATAAATCACTATCGCAATCAATCATATTCAGTCTTGAGATTCGATCAACTGAAACATCATTTTATATTCCTTTACCAGGCAATTAAATTCAATCATATTCAGTCTTGAGATTCGATCAACTGAAACATAACCCGTCGAACTCTCGCTTACTTGCGCCTTTGTCAATCATATTCAGTCTTGAGATTCGATCAACTGAAACCGATTCTCGCAAGCTCAATCTCATCGTCAGTTAGTCAATCATATTCAGTCTTGAGATTCGATCAACTGAAACTTCTAGATCGGTTTTGAAATTAGGGTCATTCTTTTCAATCATATTCAGTCTTGAGATTCGATCAACTGAAACTGGCGGAAAGCCATTTTTACGGATATGAGAGAGGCAATCATATTCAGTCTTGAGATTCGATCAACTGAAACAAATAACATTTTCAAAACCGAATCCCGATGCTCTATCAATCATATTCAGTCTTGAGATTCGATCAACTGAAACCCTGGTAAAGCAGATTACGAATTAATTGCTGCCTGGAACAATCATATTCAGTCTTGAGATTCGATCAATTAAATTTAAAGATGCGAACTCTCGATGCAGAATTAAAAGACATTTTTTAGACCAATTGCACATAATCTTTATTATAACAAAAATAATTCTAAAAAATAATTTGATTATTAGTCGGGCCATTATAATATACAGTAAAATGCAAAAAAAGAAAATACTAAATATTCTGAAAACAATTACAATGGAGGAAGCTGAATCGAATATCTATAATTTTTTTGGAGATGACTTCGACTATAATCTTACTGTGGCTTCTTATATGAAATTTAAAAATATCGATTTGAAAACTGCGAAAGCAATAGTCGACTATGAGAATTCGCAGCTTGATCAAATGAGAACAGATCAAGAAATCCGATCCAAACTACAACCTCCACAATACAATCCTCATCTCTAAATCTTTTCCATTTCAATACGAAATTTTGGTAGAGAACTAGGATAATTTTTTTGCAAAAATCCAATCAATTTCTCTCGAATATCACAACGTAGATCCCAAGCATGAGAAGCATTCTTTGCGCTAACAAGTGCTCGTATTTCCATGGATGTATTGGTACAATTTGTAACCTGGATTCCGCATACTCGCCCATCCCAGAGTGGATGATCTTTTACGATTTTCTGCAATTCTGTTCGTATCTCATCAACTGACACAGAATAATCCAAGTATAAAAATACAGTTCCTAAAATATCGGAAGATACTCTGGTCCAATTCTGAAATGGCTTCTCGATAAACTGTGCAATGGGAACGATCAACCTTCGCTCATCCCATATTTTTACAACAACATAAGTAAGAGTGATCTCCTCGATCTTACCCCATTCACCTTCTATAATCACAACATCATCTAAACGAATCGGTTGAGTGATAGCAATCTGCAATCCAGCAAATATATTGGCGATACTTTTCTGTGCAGCAAAACCCATGATGATTCCTGCCACTCCAGCAGATGCAAGTAGTGAAACACCGATTTGACGAATGGAATCAAATGTCATTAGAATTGTAGAAAACGAAACAATCAATATCACGACATTGACAACTTGCCGGAACAATCGAATCTGCGTTACGATCTTTCTTGCATTCAAATTATCTTCAGCTGCTATATCATATTTCTTAAGTAAAACATCCCGACCCACAGAAACGGATCTGATAACAAACCAAGTTACACCCAAAATTAATAATATCATCCTAAAGTGGTTTATAACATTTTCCGTTTCGGGATCGGCAATATCTAGATAGACTTTGGATAAATTGAGGATAAGAACAGAGATAAAAAAGCGAATTGGCCCTCGGAAATTTGTCCAGAAGTATGTAATTCGCAATCCTGCCCATTGCATTGGATAAGCAATTATTAATGGGAGAACATAACCTCCTAAGAAAACAACTATAATTAAGTATGAAATATTTTGTAGATACAGCCAATCTATAGAATTAATTAGTTTTATCGGATTTTCCTCCTATTGAATTCGATACTATAAATTCTGACGCCTTTCGCCCATACATGCAACAATTTATTTAATTTGACGGATTCTTAATTTTAAAATCATATATAGATTATCCATCATTGGAGTTCTATCTGATAATTAATTTATTTCATAACCTCTCGAATTCGAAGCCTCTTGATAAAATGGCTTTGCTATCCGTATATTATGATTCTGCTAGTAGAATCGTATACCCTGGAGTGGTTTTTATACTTGCCTATCTTCAAAGTGTTTTCCTCGAATGGGGTAACCAAAGTTCGCCAAATTTTACTATCTCACTTCTGCAATTGATTCTAAGCATTGGACTGGTCTGTATTTCCTTCTTTTATAAAAAGAACCTTTCTGTATCTATTATTGGTATTCATATCGTTATGATTGGAATCGCTCTTCTCGAAATCGAAAGTGGATTCCATGATCCTGAATTCTCTTTCAATGATGCAAGAAATTGGCTTGCTATCATTGCTCTTTTGGGCGTTTGGAGTTTCACGTATCCTGGTAAAGTTTCGAGATTTGTTCTTATCTGGACTGCAATATTATTATATTATCTAATTAGAATCATTATAGAACATGATATGACGCTTCCTATAAATACCCTGAAAGATATGAGTACAATCTTTCCACTATTTGTATTTTTCTTTTTTATAAATAATTGGTGGTTTGGAATGGGTTACCTTGCGGCTTACCGAGGAATCCTACTAGAGGAAAAAAATCTAAATTTTCTTAGGGATATTCATGATAATGTTGGATCTCAACTAACAGATCTAAGTTTATACTGCAAGCAATTGAAGGAAAAAGACGGAATCAGTTCAGATAAAATAATCAAAATACAAATTTATGCTGATAAAGCACTTGCAAACCTCAGAAGACAAGTTCATGAACGAGATGAGGAAGAAATTCTTAAAAAGTCGTTTCTAGATGGAATTCGAATCATCCTTTTGAGAAGGTATTCCGAAAGTGGACGAAATGTTCGTTTCCAAATTGATGAGAATTCGAAGTCCAAATTATCGGCACCATTTATATCAGAATTTGTGGACGACTTAAAATCCGTGGTTAATGAAATTTCATCGAATGACCTTAGATACGGCTCGGGATCTACAATTTGGCGTTTTGCATCGAATCAAAATTCAGTGGATCTTGTTGTATTTTCCAAGACTATGGAAAATATGCT of Leptospira sp. GIMC2001 contains these proteins:
- the cas2 gene encoding CRISPR-associated endonuclease Cas2, with protein sequence MNLLKEIVVIYDISKNKPRTKLFKELKNIGLQNIQNSVFWGRVNEAEKRSIQRLFKEHLDKETDKAFILETRLSAQIKLSGFGYGDGSQFDEELYYIA
- a CDS encoding IS256 family transposase, with the protein product MKNKNTTTSNSQSNIDSFRSFLKSNIETEIRKKSLEFIQEIMEEEIEALCGKRFSRKVEESLAYRAGSENVFVPILGQKHKIKKPRVRKSGQEVLLESYANLKSEADLGEIVFKLMVSGLTTRRFRECLKDVSEQLGVSKSKISREFVNASRAHFNKLNTRKFPGKEFFSIFIDGIHVADEVIVVVLGVDKEGHKHFLSVVQGSSEHSEIVLSALRKLQDREISLTERVLVVSDGSKGIEKGIKQYFGENYDHQRCILHKMRNIKACLPKEYHDEFQIEYKAIFNLNEYSKAKESLKAMEHWLGNISETAKMSLLEGQDNLLTCHRIQLPIEIRKTFQSTNPIDSAFSHPRFQMNRVKRWRKNRDMTTRWTAALLYAQELHFRKVKGYKEIEKFLSNYLANKKVIEENFTEMNISLSA
- the cas4 gene encoding CRISPR-associated protein Cas4 yields the protein MNVVSLELNLHGIVDYTFYNEEYIIPIEFKISGNKPTRGQELQLLAYGYALSEMKNLKFERGYFLFGNNKKPYSVFPSEEKRKDIKRIVSQIRNDQITMLLPDSAASIEKCSQCEFLNLCNDRNF
- a CDS encoding mechanosensitive ion channel family protein; the protein is MILLILGVTWFVIRSVSVGRDVLLKKYDIAAEDNLNARKIVTQIRLFRQVVNVVILIVSFSTILMTFDSIRQIGVSLLASAGVAGIIMGFAAQKSIANIFAGLQIAITQPIRLDDVVIIEGEWGKIEEITLTYVVVKIWDERRLIVPIAQFIEKPFQNWTRVSSDILGTVFLYLDYSVSVDEIRTELQKIVKDHPLWDGRVCGIQVTNCTNTSMEIRALVSAKNASHAWDLRCDIREKLIGFLQKNYPSSLPKFRIEMEKI
- the cas1 gene encoding CRISPR-associated endonuclease Cas1 translates to MRHLTVINAGSHLKLDGGLLLIMEGSDLIKEVPLNRVKSVTVLNRGVSLTSNLVQSFSDRGIRLFIQDFRKRHTACISGTHQHAVVAIRKKQFEMIESKSETIASSIIYGKLRNQRAVLSYFSKYFQTEKTEKYEELKNTSEELLVLSNRLIESSNSNEPDWRNRILGYEGRGAAIYWKTISNTDLGGNSFKSRTGRGAIEITNQALNLGYAILESYVWNALSNTGMEIYAGFLHTDRPGKPSLVVDFMEEYRPWVVDRSVMKLRAELNKKKQLDDSLKKSLIQEIHKTFLKKYHYKKQKLKLESILQKQAYRLAGSFFDKEYKPYIFKW